One window from the genome of Diospyros lotus cultivar Yz01 chromosome 11, ASM1463336v1, whole genome shotgun sequence encodes:
- the LOC127813727 gene encoding 5-amino-6-(5-phospho-D-ribitylamino)uracil phosphatase, chloroplastic produces the protein MVESIAATSFLGHRPVFGGHNSKEISIRRRLFDVPQTPVTQFFGKKVLCTPQPPPPSRLRSDSMAVLLIKAQAMELTKEAYSPREGDRITRDFGYQIDTGVDKKPGLWPPENKADNPSLHNPLLRQERMGSGWLGAIFEWEGVLIEDNPHIEKQAWLALSQEEGKSPPPAFLLRRIEGMKNEQAISEVLCWSRDPAQVRRMASRKEEIYQALHGGIYRFRSGSQEFVNVLMNYKIPMALVSTRPRKIIETAIGVIGIEGVFTVVVGAEDAHRGKPDPEMFMYAAQLLKFIPERCIVFGNSNQTVEAAHDARMKCVAVASKHPMYELSAADLVVRHLDELSVVDLKNLADIELSEFGSVEPELEMEKEEDEPYPSSSVAVDDDFW, from the coding sequence ATGGTGGAATCCATTGCTGCAACATCCTTTTTGGGGCACCGACCTGTATTTGGAGGGCACAATTCCAAGGAAATCTCAATTAGGAGGAGGCTATTCGATGTGCCCCAGACCCCTGTAACACAATTTTTTGGTAAAAAGGTGCTCTGTACACCGCAGCCCCCTCCTCCTTCGAGATTGAGAAGTGATAGTATGGCAGTTCTGTTGATTAAGGCTCAAGCAATGGAACTGACAAAGGAGGCCTATTCACCTCGAGAAGGAGATAGAATAACTAGGGATTTTGGGTATCAGATTGATACTGGTGTAGATAAAAAACCTGGGTTATGGCCACCAGAGAATAAGGCAGATAACCCCTCGCTACACAACCCGTTACTCAGACAAGAAAGGATGGGTAGTGGGTGGTTAGGTGCCATCTTTGAATGGGAAGGAGTTTTAATTGAAGACAATCCTCATATTGAGAAGCAAGCCTGGCTTGCTCTTTCGCAGGAAGAAGGAAAATCTCCTCCCCCAGCTTTTCTACTTCGTAGAATAGAAGGTATGAAGAACGAGCAGGCTATTTCTGAAGTCCTCTGCTGGTCAAGAGACCCAGCTCAGGTGAGAAGAATGGCTTCTAGGAAGGAGGAGATTTACCAAGCTTTACACGGTGGGATATACAGATTTCGGTCTGGATCGCAGGAGTTTGTGAATGTCCTGATGAATTACAAGATACCTATGGCATTGGTTTCAACTCGGCcaagaaaaattattgaaaCTGCAATTGGAGTTATTGGAATTGAAGGGGTCTTTACCGTTGTTGTAGGAGCAGAGGACGCCCATCGAGGGAAGCCTGATCCTGAGATGTTCATGTATGCAGCTCAGCTTCTAAAATTCATACCTGAGCGATGTATTGTGTTTGGAAACTCAAACCAGACGGTGGAGGCTGCTCACGATGCACGGATGAAATGCGTGGCTGTTGCTAGCAAGCACCCCATGTATGAACTTAGTGCTGCAGACTTGGTGGTGAGGCACCTAGATGAGCTTTCTGTAGTTGATCTGAAGAACCTTGCTGACATTGAATTGTCCGAGTTCGGATCTGTTGAGCCGGAGCTGGAGATGGAGAAGGAAGAGGATGAGCCCTATCCCTCCTCATCTGTGGCCGTTGATGATGATTTCTGGTAA